One Streptomyces mobaraensis NBRC 13819 = DSM 40847 DNA segment encodes these proteins:
- a CDS encoding IS110 family transposase, whose protein sequence is MVDTTATDLFLGLDLGKEFHHAHGRTGDGRTVHDKRLPNTEPKLLELFTKLVAKFGTVLVIVDQVANIGALPLTVARASGCRVAYLPGLSMRRAADLHPGEAKTDARDAFVIAETARTMPHTLRAVDRDDEVLAELTMLTGYDNDLAGEVNRTTNRLRGLLSQIHPSLERVLGPRLAYPYVQALLARHGSPAKLKRLGRARCEALLKAHGSRKAKQLAGEISDALAEQTLVVPGTEASALIVPGLAAQLAAAHTQRQATEQEIAALLEALPLFHLLTSLPGMGVRTTAAVIVAIGDGTGFPTAGHLASYAGLAPATKSSGTSIRGEHAPHRGNRLLKRALFQAAFAATGCKSDPSSRIYYDRQRTRGKTHTQAILRLARQRVNVIHAMIRNGTLYEPRALDLAA, encoded by the coding sequence ATGGTCGACACGACCGCGACAGATCTCTTCCTCGGCCTGGACCTGGGCAAGGAGTTCCACCACGCCCACGGCCGGACCGGGGACGGCAGGACCGTGCACGACAAGCGGCTGCCCAACACCGAGCCGAAACTGCTGGAGCTGTTCACCAAGCTGGTGGCGAAGTTCGGTACCGTCCTGGTGATCGTGGACCAGGTCGCCAACATCGGCGCGCTGCCGCTGACGGTGGCCCGCGCGAGCGGGTGCCGGGTGGCCTACCTGCCGGGACTGTCGATGCGGCGGGCCGCCGACCTGCATCCCGGTGAGGCCAAGACAGACGCCCGCGACGCGTTCGTGATCGCCGAGACCGCCCGGACCATGCCGCACACCTTGCGCGCGGTGGACCGTGACGACGAGGTACTGGCCGAGCTGACCATGCTCACCGGCTACGACAACGACCTGGCCGGCGAGGTGAACCGCACCACCAACCGGCTGCGCGGCCTGCTCTCCCAGATCCACCCCTCCCTGGAACGCGTGCTCGGCCCGCGCCTGGCCTACCCCTACGTCCAAGCCCTCCTGGCCCGGCACGGCTCCCCGGCGAAGCTGAAGAGACTCGGCCGGGCCCGCTGCGAGGCCCTGCTCAAAGCGCACGGCTCGCGCAAGGCGAAGCAGCTGGCCGGGGAGATCTCCGACGCGCTGGCCGAGCAGACTCTCGTCGTTCCCGGCACCGAGGCGTCCGCGCTGATCGTTCCGGGCCTGGCCGCTCAGCTCGCCGCCGCCCACACCCAGCGACAGGCCACCGAGCAGGAGATCGCCGCCCTGCTGGAGGCCCTCCCTCTTTTCCACCTCCTGACGTCCCTGCCCGGCATGGGCGTCAGGACCACCGCCGCGGTGATCGTCGCGATCGGTGACGGCACCGGCTTCCCCACCGCCGGACACCTCGCCTCCTACGCCGGACTCGCCCCCGCAACGAAGTCCTCGGGCACCTCCATCCGCGGCGAGCACGCTCCCCACCGCGGCAACCGGCTCCTCAAACGCGCCCTGTTCCAGGCCGCGTTCGCCGCGACCGGCTGCAAGAGCGACCCGTCCTCGCGGATCTACTACGACCGCCAGCGAACCCGCGGCAAGACTCACACCCAGGCGATCCTCCGCCTGGCCCGGCAACGCGTGAACGTCATCCACGCGATGATCCGCAACGGCACCCTCTACGAACCCCGCGCCCTCGACCTCGCTGCCTGA
- a CDS encoding GlxA family transcriptional regulator: protein MPQTHHRVVIAVFPDVDLLDVTGPAEVFALANRESGGRAGYEVRLAGPGPAGEAVATSAGVRVVTDLGMADVGAAVDTLLVPGAVDPGPEGPRARIDDGLVEWIKATAPHARRVASVCVGAHLLAAAGVLDGRRATTHWSTAAQLAADHPRVDVDADPIFVRSGRVWTGAGISACLDLALALVAEDHGEDLALAVARQLVVYLKRPGGQSQFSVPISRPASSRRDLDELRRYIGEHLDEDLSAAALAARMCLSERHFSRVFAQETGATPAGYVEAARVEAARRLLETTDRPLEHVARACGLRSVETLHRAFRRQINTTPAAYRRRFRTT from the coding sequence ATGCCCCAGACGCACCACCGCGTTGTGATCGCGGTCTTCCCCGACGTCGACCTCCTCGACGTCACCGGCCCGGCCGAGGTGTTCGCCCTGGCCAACCGGGAGAGCGGCGGCCGTGCCGGGTACGAGGTACGGCTGGCCGGCCCCGGCCCGGCGGGGGAGGCCGTCGCGACCTCGGCGGGGGTGCGCGTGGTGACCGACCTGGGCATGGCCGACGTGGGGGCCGCGGTGGACACCCTGCTCGTCCCCGGCGCGGTCGACCCCGGGCCCGAGGGCCCGCGGGCCCGGATCGACGACGGCCTGGTGGAATGGATCAAGGCCACCGCGCCCCACGCGCGGCGCGTCGCCTCGGTGTGCGTGGGCGCGCACCTGCTCGCCGCGGCCGGGGTGCTGGACGGCCGGAGGGCGACCACGCACTGGTCGACCGCCGCGCAACTCGCCGCGGACCACCCGCGGGTGGACGTCGACGCGGACCCGATCTTCGTCCGCTCGGGGCGGGTGTGGACCGGCGCGGGCATCAGCGCCTGCCTCGACCTGGCCCTCGCCCTGGTCGCCGAGGACCACGGCGAGGACCTGGCGCTGGCCGTCGCCCGCCAGCTGGTCGTCTACCTCAAACGCCCCGGCGGCCAGAGCCAGTTCAGCGTGCCGATCAGCCGCCCGGCGTCGTCCCGCAGGGACCTCGACGAGCTGCGCCGGTACATCGGCGAACACCTCGACGAGGACCTGTCGGCGGCCGCCCTGGCGGCGCGGATGTGCCTGAGCGAACGGCACTTCTCCCGCGTGTTCGCCCAGGAGACCGGCGCCACTCCGGCCGGCTATGTGGAGGCGGCCCGGGTGGAGGCGGCCCGTCGGCTGCTGGAGACCACCGACCGGCCCCTGGAACACGTCGCCCGGGCCTGCGGCCTGCGGTCGGTGGAGACCCTGCACCGGGCGTTCCGCCGGCAGATCAACACCACCCCGGCCGCGTACCGCCGCCGCTTCCGCACCACCTGA
- a CDS encoding isochorismatase family protein, giving the protein MPASTTLRDVLGLDGRLPRLEDSTLIMIDFQNTYRTGVMALDGAEAALAAGARLLGAARSAGAPVVHVVNDGGAGTLYDIRADIGAISAEVAPLEGEPVVVKQFPDAFHATGLETTLRTLDAGPDLVLAGFMTHMCVSYTAQGAFTLGYRPTVVAEATATRSLTAPDGTTVPAATLHTAALTTIRDLFGPVAPRVRDLMP; this is encoded by the coding sequence ATGCCCGCTTCGACGACCCTGCGCGACGTCCTCGGCCTGGACGGCCGGCTCCCGCGGCTGGAGGACAGCACGCTGATCATGATCGACTTCCAGAACACCTACCGCACCGGCGTCATGGCCCTCGACGGCGCCGAGGCCGCCCTGGCCGCCGGTGCCCGGCTGCTGGGCGCCGCCCGTTCCGCCGGCGCCCCGGTGGTGCACGTGGTCAACGACGGCGGCGCCGGCACCCTGTACGACATCCGGGCCGACATCGGCGCGATCAGTGCCGAGGTCGCTCCCCTGGAAGGAGAACCGGTGGTGGTCAAGCAGTTCCCCGACGCCTTCCACGCCACCGGCCTGGAGACGACCCTGCGCACCCTGGACGCCGGACCCGACCTGGTACTGGCCGGCTTTATGACCCACATGTGCGTCAGCTACACCGCCCAGGGCGCCTTCACCCTCGGCTACCGCCCCACCGTCGTCGCCGAGGCCACCGCCACCCGCTCCCTGACGGCACCCGACGGCACCACCGTCCCCGCCGCCACTCTCCACACCGCGGCCCTCACGACCATCAGGGACCTCTTCGGACCCGTCGCCCCCCGGGTGCGGGACCTTATGCCCTGA
- a CDS encoding response regulator transcription factor — MRVVIADDDTLIREGLAALLTAEGCDVAAAVAHPDDLSDAVAAHRPDVAVVDVRMPPTHTDEGIRAAVRVRRFPHPPAVLILSAHAEQSFATELLADGAAGIGYLLKERVGRVEEFVDALRRVAGGGTAIDPEVVSRLLARRRAVDAVAGLTAREREVLALMAQGLGNAALARRLGVSDNAVQKHIRKIFAKLGLPPDDEVDRRVVAVLRHLEALGR; from the coding sequence GTGCGCGTGGTGATCGCCGACGACGACACTCTGATCCGGGAGGGGCTGGCCGCGCTGCTGACGGCCGAGGGCTGCGACGTCGCGGCGGCGGTGGCGCACCCGGACGACCTGTCGGACGCGGTGGCCGCCCACCGGCCCGACGTCGCCGTCGTGGACGTCCGGATGCCGCCCACGCACACCGACGAGGGCATCCGGGCCGCCGTCCGCGTCCGGCGGTTCCCGCACCCGCCCGCGGTGCTCATCCTGTCCGCGCACGCCGAGCAGTCGTTCGCCACCGAGCTGCTGGCGGACGGTGCGGCGGGGATCGGCTACCTGCTGAAGGAACGGGTGGGCCGGGTCGAGGAGTTCGTCGACGCGCTGCGCCGCGTGGCGGGCGGCGGCACCGCCATCGACCCCGAGGTGGTCTCCCGGCTGCTCGCGCGGCGGCGGGCCGTGGACGCCGTCGCCGGCCTGACCGCGCGCGAACGCGAGGTCCTGGCCCTGATGGCGCAGGGGCTGGGCAACGCGGCCCTCGCCCGTCGCCTCGGCGTCAGTGACAACGCCGTGCAGAAACACATCAGGAAGATCTTCGCGAAGCTCGGTCTGCCGCCCGACGACGAGGTGGACCGTCGGGTGGTGGCCGTCCTGCGCCATCTGGAGGCGCTGGGCCGCTGA
- a CDS encoding sensor histidine kinase, producing the protein MISQTALLGRPLPFDGIRNGTATVVAALGRLAGGLGTALGALAALSWAVLVVLLCPVGVGVVLLPTVPRALRAAAGRERRRQARRGRMIVAPYATPAPGLGPVARFRAVLADPATGRDARWALRHGVSGLPAGLLGLLLPVLVVRETAYPLYWWLLPRSMATSGLGFRAEGWPVAVAVGVEGLGWCVVTALLLPRLARSQERAAARLLGPHPSVDLTRRIAEVTASRAAALRAHAAELRRIERALHDTVQNRLVGAALLIGTARRAGVRDAGRADGQLERAQTAVEEALAELRAVGRGVFPSVLEERGLDGAVAGLAAECAVPCRVDVGPLGQPSASAAATAYHVVAEALANVVRHSGAARAEVTIRRAGDVLRVRVHDDGRGGARERAPEGAGRAGGTGLAGMRHRVEALDGSLAFTSPVGGPTVVEVELPCAW; encoded by the coding sequence GTGATCAGTCAAACGGCTTTGTTGGGGCGGCCTTTGCCGTTCGACGGGATACGCAACGGGACCGCGACCGTGGTCGCCGCGCTCGGCCGGCTCGCCGGTGGTCTGGGGACCGCGCTGGGCGCGCTCGCCGCCCTGTCCTGGGCGGTGCTGGTCGTCCTCCTCTGCCCCGTGGGCGTGGGGGTGGTGCTGCTGCCGACCGTGCCGCGCGCGCTGCGTGCCGCCGCCGGGCGCGAGCGCCGACGGCAGGCCCGCCGGGGCCGGATGATCGTCGCCCCCTATGCGACGCCCGCGCCCGGGCTCGGTCCGGTGGCCCGGTTCCGGGCCGTGCTGGCGGATCCCGCGACGGGCCGGGACGCCCGGTGGGCGCTGCGGCATGGCGTCTCGGGGCTGCCGGCCGGTCTCCTCGGCCTGTTGCTGCCGGTCCTGGTGGTGCGGGAGACCGCCTACCCGCTCTACTGGTGGCTGCTCCCCCGCTCCATGGCGACCTCCGGGCTCGGGTTCCGGGCCGAGGGCTGGCCGGTGGCGGTGGCCGTGGGCGTGGAGGGGCTGGGCTGGTGCGTCGTGACGGCCCTGCTCCTGCCGCGTCTCGCCCGGTCGCAGGAGCGGGCGGCGGCCCGGCTGCTCGGCCCGCATCCGAGCGTCGATCTGACGCGGCGGATCGCCGAGGTCACGGCGAGCAGGGCCGCCGCCCTGCGCGCGCACGCCGCCGAACTCCGCCGGATCGAGCGGGCGTTGCATGACACGGTGCAGAACCGGCTGGTGGGCGCGGCCCTGTTGATCGGGACCGCCCGGCGGGCCGGCGTCCGGGACGCCGGCCGGGCGGACGGGCAGCTGGAGCGCGCCCAGACGGCCGTCGAGGAAGCGCTGGCCGAGCTGCGCGCGGTGGGGCGCGGCGTGTTCCCCTCCGTTCTGGAGGAGCGGGGGCTGGACGGAGCCGTGGCGGGGCTGGCGGCCGAGTGCGCGGTGCCCTGCCGGGTCGACGTCGGGCCGCTCGGGCAGCCGTCCGCCTCCGCCGCGGCGACGGCGTACCACGTCGTGGCCGAGGCGCTGGCCAACGTCGTCCGGCACAGCGGGGCCGCCCGGGCGGAGGTGACGATCCGGCGCGCGGGGGACGTCCTGCGCGTCCGGGTCCACGACGACGGCCGCGGCGGTGCCCGGGAGCGGGCACCCGAGGGGGCGGGACGCGCGGGCGGTACCGGGCTGGCCGGGATGCGGCACCGTGTGGAGGCCCTGGACGGGAGCCTGGCGTTCACCAGCCCGGTCGGCGGGCCGACCGTGGTGGAGGTGGAGCTGCCGTGCGCGTGGTGA
- a CDS encoding alpha/beta fold hydrolase codes for MSSETAPEPRRGPAPRARRALRTAAALGAVALALAGGPAGAVPDGSAGAGTPAPAWRDCGTKDGMPAQCAELPVPVDHARPDGPRIRLRLERIPAARPSARREPPILLIPGGPGLGIAYLREIGPLMKLQRWRENRDVVLFDPRGVGGSAAMRCDRPAPDRPSAITSQAALDATAAANRAFAESCLRRTGEPARHLSADDTAQDIEVLRKAIGQRDGLVAYAGSYGTVFAAAYLDRYRRHPPRALVLDGLVDHSVDLPEFAARNAAGVENAFTRFTRWCAENSACALHGRDAGAVFDRLAAAPSLPAPGAGRRITGDDVRKAAARHMSGGRLEDYGWPRLARSLRAAADGDASGFAHPLGGDKDAGTEGLTRAVLCSDFPMPSRYRALSEHTDRLRRTAPRFGATVFWDVAGDCAGHPSPVTDPPRVPRVSPRSGILLANNLHDPATPLTNALAVLRRLPPTTRVLLADADGHGAAYTSPCANEKLLRYLNDPAGQPPYTVCSAES; via the coding sequence ATGTCTTCCGAAACCGCACCGGAACCCCGGCGGGGGCCCGCCCCACGCGCCCGGCGGGCACTGCGGACCGCCGCCGCCCTGGGCGCGGTGGCCCTCGCCCTGGCAGGGGGACCCGCGGGCGCCGTTCCCGACGGGAGCGCCGGCGCCGGCACCCCCGCACCGGCCTGGCGGGACTGCGGGACCAAGGACGGGATGCCGGCCCAGTGCGCCGAACTCCCCGTCCCCGTCGACCACGCCCGGCCGGACGGCCCGCGCATCCGGCTGAGACTGGAGCGGATCCCCGCCGCCCGCCCGTCGGCCCGGCGGGAACCCCCGATCCTCCTCATCCCCGGCGGCCCCGGCCTGGGCATCGCGTACCTGCGGGAGATCGGTCCCCTGATGAAGCTTCAGCGGTGGCGGGAGAACCGCGACGTGGTGCTGTTCGACCCGCGCGGGGTCGGCGGCAGCGCCGCGATGCGCTGCGACCGGCCCGCACCCGACCGGCCCTCGGCGATCACCTCACAGGCGGCGCTCGACGCGACGGCCGCCGCGAACCGCGCGTTCGCCGAGAGCTGCCTGCGCCGGACCGGCGAACCGGCGAGGCACCTCTCCGCCGACGACACCGCCCAGGACATCGAGGTCCTCCGCAAGGCCATCGGGCAGCGCGACGGCCTCGTGGCCTACGCCGGTTCCTACGGCACCGTCTTCGCCGCCGCCTACCTCGACCGCTACCGGCGGCACCCACCGCGGGCACTGGTCCTCGACGGCCTGGTCGACCACTCGGTGGACCTCCCCGAGTTCGCCGCCCGCAACGCGGCCGGCGTGGAGAACGCCTTCACCCGGTTCACCCGCTGGTGCGCGGAGAACAGCGCCTGCGCCCTGCACGGCCGGGACGCCGGAGCCGTCTTCGACCGGCTGGCCGCCGCCCCCTCCCTGCCCGCCCCCGGCGCCGGCCGGCGGATCACCGGCGACGACGTGCGGAAGGCGGCGGCCCGCCACATGAGCGGCGGGCGACTGGAGGACTACGGCTGGCCCCGCCTCGCCCGCTCGCTGCGCGCCGCCGCCGACGGCGACGCCTCGGGCTTCGCGCACCCGCTCGGCGGCGACAAGGACGCGGGAACGGAGGGCCTCACCCGGGCGGTGCTGTGCTCGGACTTCCCCATGCCGTCCCGGTACCGCGCCCTGTCCGAACACACCGACCGCCTCCGCCGCACGGCACCCCGCTTCGGCGCCACGGTCTTCTGGGACGTCGCCGGAGACTGCGCCGGACACCCGTCACCGGTCACCGATCCGCCGCGCGTGCCCCGGGTCTCCCCGCGCTCCGGAATCCTCCTCGCCAACAACCTCCACGACCCGGCCACCCCCCTGACCAACGCCCTCGCCGTCCTGCGCCGGCTCCCGCCCACCACCCGGGTCCTGCTGGCCGACGCCGACGGACACGGCGCCGCCTACACCTCACCGTGCGCGAACGAAAAGCTCCTGCGTTACCTGAACGACCCGGCCGGGCAGCCGCCGTACACCGTCTGCTCCGCGGAGAGCTGA
- a CDS encoding arginine deiminase family protein — protein sequence MNHSTPLPLVNSWNEWDPLREIIVGVADRACFEPAEPGYRPALRDSDEPFPTGPKPAEMVDRANEQLDGLVRVLQGQGVTVRRPDALDLTRPLKTPTFEVANQYCVVCPRDVMITLGNEIVEATMSRRARYFEYQAYRKLVYSYWNADPRVAWTVAPKPSMADAMYREDFWEWPLEKRHAEMHNSEFCVTQDEVVFDAADMSRFGRDVLVQESMTTNRAGIHWLRRHLEPRGFRVHPVHFPLDFFPSHIDCTFVPLRPGLVLTNPERPLREGEERMFHDNGWELVEAPQPTSANDEMPRYCQSSKWLSMNVLSVSPSTVVCEEREKPLHDLLDKLGFEVLPVPFRDVFEYGGSLHCATWDVRREGTMEDYFPRLEYTPVAPAV from the coding sequence ATGAATCACTCCACTCCCCTTCCCCTGGTCAACTCCTGGAACGAATGGGACCCGTTGCGGGAGATCATCGTCGGCGTCGCCGACCGCGCCTGCTTCGAGCCGGCCGAACCCGGCTACCGTCCGGCGCTGCGCGACTCGGACGAGCCCTTCCCCACCGGCCCGAAGCCGGCCGAGATGGTCGACCGGGCCAACGAGCAGCTGGACGGCCTGGTGCGGGTGCTCCAGGGGCAGGGCGTCACGGTGCGCCGCCCGGACGCCCTCGACCTCACGCGCCCGCTGAAGACGCCGACGTTCGAAGTGGCCAACCAGTACTGCGTGGTGTGCCCGCGCGACGTGATGATCACGTTGGGCAACGAGATCGTCGAGGCCACCATGTCGCGGCGGGCCCGCTACTTCGAGTACCAGGCGTACCGGAAGCTGGTCTACTCGTACTGGAACGCCGATCCCCGCGTCGCGTGGACGGTCGCGCCCAAGCCGTCCATGGCCGACGCCATGTACCGGGAGGACTTCTGGGAGTGGCCGCTGGAGAAGCGCCACGCCGAGATGCACAACTCGGAGTTCTGCGTCACCCAGGACGAAGTGGTCTTCGACGCCGCCGACATGAGCCGCTTCGGCCGTGACGTCCTGGTGCAGGAGTCGATGACCACCAACCGGGCCGGCATCCACTGGCTCAGGCGCCATCTGGAGCCGCGGGGCTTCCGGGTGCACCCGGTGCACTTCCCGCTCGACTTCTTCCCCTCCCACATCGACTGCACCTTCGTACCGCTGCGTCCGGGGCTGGTGCTCACCAATCCGGAGCGGCCGCTGCGGGAGGGCGAGGAGCGGATGTTCCACGACAACGGCTGGGAGCTGGTCGAGGCGCCGCAGCCGACGTCCGCGAACGACGAGATGCCGCGCTACTGCCAGTCCTCCAAGTGGCTGTCGATGAACGTGCTCAGCGTCTCCCCGAGCACGGTCGTCTGCGAGGAGCGGGAGAAGCCGCTGCACGACCTGCTGGACAAGCTGGGTTTCGAGGTGCTTCCGGTGCCGTTCCGGGACGTCTTCGAGTACGGCGGGTCGCTGCACTGCGCGACGTGGGACGTGCGCCGGGAGGGCACGATGGAGGACTACTTCCCGCGGCTGGAGTACACCCCCGTCGCCCCGGCCGTCTGA
- a CDS encoding MFS transporter translates to MAPGRGFMTAMVVDALGSGVWITFSLLYFTYGQGMALTSAGAALSTGSLAALLAGGLAVGALADRMGPFRAATLSCALRAAAFPCYLAADRPAAVAAVAFAVSFGDRLYWAAHGGLVAVVTSAEQARRGMFALLNSLRNVGLGVGALGVALGASFEDRGGTALWHSIPLVNAASFAVAGVLFRVTGRRVPPVPAASGGDVPAASYRTVLANRRFLAFTGATLAITLSSVAFDSILPVYLRWLEMPVWTPPAAYVLSCVAIPAFQPLALRLGRERSPMRLMAVAAVLIAAGLGGLVAAGRFGTAGAAALVAGLVLLFSLGEALFGAVAMTIVLSFASSSDAGRYSAFYQLVWGVSGALGPAVHTLLFSVSGGTPWLVMACALLVAAVVYRGLDRTAVRAARPAAAGRKGEA, encoded by the coding sequence GTGGCGCCCGGCCGCGGGTTCATGACGGCCATGGTCGTGGACGCGCTGGGCAGCGGTGTGTGGATCACCTTCTCCCTGCTGTACTTCACGTACGGGCAGGGGATGGCGCTCACCTCGGCGGGGGCCGCGCTCAGTACCGGGTCGCTGGCCGCGCTGCTGGCCGGCGGGCTGGCGGTGGGCGCGCTCGCCGACCGGATGGGTCCGTTCCGCGCGGCGACGCTCAGTTGCGCGCTCCGCGCCGCCGCGTTCCCCTGCTATCTGGCCGCCGACCGGCCGGCCGCCGTGGCCGCCGTCGCCTTCGCGGTGAGCTTCGGCGACCGCCTGTACTGGGCGGCGCACGGCGGGCTGGTGGCCGTGGTCACCTCGGCCGAGCAGGCGCGGCGCGGCATGTTCGCGCTGCTGAACAGCCTGCGCAATGTGGGTCTTGGTGTGGGTGCGCTGGGTGTGGCGCTGGGGGCGTCCTTCGAGGATCGTGGCGGGACGGCGCTGTGGCACAGCATCCCGCTGGTCAACGCGGCGAGTTTCGCCGTCGCGGGGGTGCTGTTCCGGGTGACCGGGCGCCGGGTGCCGCCCGTGCCGGCCGCGAGCGGGGGCGACGTGCCCGCGGCCTCGTACCGTACGGTGCTCGCGAACCGCCGCTTCCTCGCGTTCACGGGGGCGACGCTCGCCATCACGCTCTCCAGCGTCGCCTTCGACTCGATCCTGCCGGTGTATCTGCGGTGGCTGGAGATGCCGGTGTGGACGCCGCCGGCGGCGTACGTGCTCTCGTGCGTGGCCATTCCGGCGTTCCAGCCGCTGGCGCTGCGGCTGGGGCGGGAGCGGTCGCCGATGCGGTTGATGGCGGTGGCCGCTGTGTTGATCGCGGCGGGTCTGGGCGGGCTGGTGGCGGCCGGGCGGTTCGGCACGGCGGGGGCCGCGGCGCTGGTGGCGGGGCTGGTCCTGCTGTTCAGCCTCGGGGAGGCGCTGTTCGGGGCGGTGGCCATGACCATCGTGCTGTCCTTCGCGTCGTCCTCGGACGCCGGCCGCTACAGCGCCTTCTACCAGTTGGTCTGGGGGGTGTCGGGGGCGCTCGGCCCGGCCGTGCACACGCTGTTGTTCTCGGTGTCCGGCGGCACGCCGTGGCTGGTGATGGCCTGTGCGCTGCTGGTGGCCGCCGTCGTGTACCGCGGGCTGGACAGGACGGCGGTGCGCGCGGCGCGCCCCGCCGCCGCCGGCCGGAAGGGAGAGGCATGA
- a CDS encoding acetyl-CoA carboxylase biotin carboxylase subunit family protein, which produces MALLLLNRRTILSDVPGWLPAASLVVVTAASAAAGVPLRDFRHVETVPDYEDDAAVDRVVDALCRAHRIERVLTTAEIDVVRAARARERHGLPGQSVGSALAYRDKYRMKRLAARGGVPVAPMARVDDADGVRSFAARHGFPVVVKPADGGGSVGVRVLRDASAAACPPTGEGLLVERFVDGVVCHVDGLMAGGRVLHSVASRYLHSNLDTAVRGVPSVSGMLPADEPVAKRLCAAAADTVAALPPVAEVTAFHAEFFHTPDDGIVLCEIACRPGGCGIPEAFELTTGVNPYAAQLRGQAGRIRDVEVAGGRARHGWAWFPPRAGVLRRLPARCPLPSTVRYTAHGRVGARYGGPASSTDRVAELVFRVDDGRPLEDVLREVDDWWAGAVRWG; this is translated from the coding sequence ATGGCGTTGCTGCTGCTCAACCGCAGGACCATCCTGTCGGACGTGCCGGGCTGGCTGCCCGCCGCCTCGCTGGTCGTCGTCACGGCGGCCTCGGCGGCTGCGGGGGTGCCGCTCCGGGATTTCCGGCACGTGGAGACCGTGCCGGACTACGAGGACGACGCCGCAGTGGACCGTGTCGTCGACGCGCTCTGCCGTGCTCACCGGATCGAACGGGTGCTGACCACGGCGGAGATCGACGTCGTGCGCGCGGCGCGGGCCCGGGAGCGGCACGGGCTGCCGGGCCAGTCGGTCGGGAGCGCCCTGGCCTACCGGGACAAGTACCGGATGAAGCGCCTGGCCGCGCGGGGCGGTGTGCCCGTGGCGCCGATGGCGCGGGTGGACGACGCGGACGGTGTCCGCTCCTTCGCCGCGCGGCACGGGTTCCCGGTGGTGGTGAAGCCGGCCGACGGGGGCGGCTCGGTGGGGGTGCGGGTGCTGCGCGACGCCTCGGCGGCGGCTTGCCCGCCGACCGGAGAGGGGCTGCTCGTGGAGCGGTTCGTCGACGGGGTGGTGTGCCATGTGGACGGGCTGATGGCCGGCGGGCGTGTGCTGCACTCCGTCGCCTCGCGTTATCTGCACTCCAATCTGGACACCGCCGTGCGCGGTGTCCCGAGTGTCAGCGGCATGCTGCCGGCGGACGAGCCGGTGGCGAAGCGGCTGTGCGCGGCCGCCGCCGACACCGTCGCCGCGCTGCCGCCGGTGGCGGAGGTGACGGCCTTCCACGCCGAGTTCTTCCACACGCCGGACGACGGGATCGTGCTGTGCGAGATCGCCTGCCGGCCGGGGGGCTGCGGCATCCCCGAGGCGTTCGAGCTCACCACCGGGGTCAATCCGTACGCGGCCCAGTTGCGCGGGCAGGCCGGGCGGATCCGCGACGTCGAGGTGGCCGGCGGGCGGGCGCGGCACGGCTGGGCCTGGTTCCCGCCGCGGGCCGGTGTGCTGCGGCGCCTTCCCGCCCGCTGCCCGCTCCCCAGCACCGTCCGCTATACCGCCCACGGCCGGGTGGGGGCGCGCTACGGGGGGCCCGCGTCCAGCACGGACCGCGTCGCCGAGCTGGTCTTCCGCGTCGACGACGGGCGTCCTCTGGAGGATGTGCTGCGGGAGGTCGACGACTGGTGGGCCGGGGCCGTCCGATGGGGGTGA